The following proteins come from a genomic window of Lolium rigidum isolate FL_2022 chromosome 5, APGP_CSIRO_Lrig_0.1, whole genome shotgun sequence:
- the LOC124651803 gene encoding ubiquitin carboxyl-terminal hydrolase 8-like, translating to MLRVSVTRGTNALTVKISKKDNSAENFKRANKILIPDPEPVHIWDFSGRTTFILMNEWNRIPQDPRSSDQEMPLEIQFYDISEPTANGASGKKDELALTMGSSALSNGSMMDMDLDSSGGICKQVGSGLIGLDNLGNTCFMNSAVQCLAHTSKLVDYFLADYHKEINTHNPLGMKGELAYSFGDLLRKIWAIDGTSFPPRQFKTRLARFAPQFNGFNQHDSQELLAFLLDGLHEDLNRVKCKPYSEAKDADGRPDEEVADEYWGNHLARNDSIIVDTCQGQYKSTLVCPLCKKVSITFDPFMYLSLPLPSTATTTRTMTVTVFSTDGTTGPCPYTVNVSQSGYTKTLIDALSNACSLRDDERLLVAEVYNGSLIRYLEEPSEVISLIRDGDRLVAYRLPKGSEDAPIVVFKNERMESSLSSFGRKSWKSFGTPLVSNLPETINGRTIYDLFLKVLTPFGALKDDMSDADQITGKSSPVNGTSDIEMSSDAAECSSINNNAGEDDIMTEGGMEFFLNSDRFPNPRMKIEMDQTVTVSNPKKRLLVSVSWQDNGLKQYNLDSLNSLPEVFKAVIVARRPQETCSLYACLEAFIKEEPLGPEDMWYCPGCKEHRQASKKLDLWRLPEILIIHLKRFSYSRYTKNKLDTFVDFPIHDLDLSRYIRDRSGQMLNHYQLYAVSNHYGGMGGGHYTAYVYHEGKKKWYDFDDRCVQGLEKEDNIKTSAAYVLFYRRVKGGSSLDTETTTIESDCTR from the exons ATGCCTCTGGAAATACAATTCTATGATATATCAGAACCTACAGCTAATGGTGCTTCTGGGAAAAAAGATGAGTTAGCATTAACAATGGGTAGCTCAGCTTTGAGCAATGGCAGCATGATGGACATGGATCTGGATTCATCAGGGGGAATCTGTAAGCAAGTTGGCTCTGGTTTAATAGGATTAGACAATCTTGGAAACACATGTTTCATGAACAGTGCAGTCCAGTGCTTGGCTCATACTTCAAAGCTAGTTGACTATTTTCTTGCTGATTACCACAAGGAAATAAACACCCATAACCCACTGGGGATGAAG GGTGAGCTCGCTTATTCATTTGGAGATTTATTGAGGAAGATATGGGCTATCGATGGAACCTCATTTCCACCTCGCCAGTTTAAGACAAGACTTGCACGCTTTGCCCCCCAATTCAATGGCTTTAACCAACATGATTCACAG GAGCTTCTTGCTTTCTTATTGGATGGACTCCATGAAGATTTGAATCGTGTCAAATGTAAACCCTATTCTGAAGCAAAGGATGCAGATGGCCGTCCAGATGAAGAGGTCGCAGATGAGTACTGGGGCAACCATTTAGCCCGAAATGATTCCATTATAGTTGATACCTGCCAG GGCCAATACAAGTCCACATTAGTTTGCCCACTTTGCAAGAAAGTGTCTATAACGTTCGACCCATTTATGTATTTATCGTTGCCCCTGCCTTCAACTGCAACCACAACGAGAACAATGACTGTAACAGTCTTTAGTACTGATGGCACTACTGGGCCATGTCCTTACACTGTGAATGTGTCTCAATCTGGATATACCAAGACACTCATTGATGCATTAAGCAATGCTTGTTCTCTGAGAGACGATGAGCGCCTCCTGGTTGCTGAG GTTTACAATGGTTCTCTTATCCGGTACTTGGAGGAACCTTCTGAAGTCATCTCCTTGATTAGAGATGGAGATCGCTTGGTTGCATATCGACTTCCGAAAGGCAGTGAAGATGCTCCTATAGTGGTGTTCAAAAACGAACGTATGGA GTCCTCCCTCTCTAGCTTCGGTAGGAAGTCTTGGAAGAGTTTTGGCACTCCTCTTGTGTCAAATCTTCCTGAGACAATCAATGGGCGTACAATCTATGATCTTTTCCTGAAGGTTCTGACTCCATTCGGAGCATTAAAAGATGATATGTCGGATGCTGATCAAATAACTGGCAAAAGCAGCCCTGTTAATGGAACTTCAGACATCGAGATGAGCTCTGATGCTGCAGAGTGCTCCAGCATAAATAATAATGCTGGTGAGGATGACATAATGACTGAAGGTGGCATGGAGTTTTTCTTGAATAGTGATAGGTTTCCAAACCCACGCATGAAAATAGAAATGGATCAAACTGTTACAGTTTCAAACCCGAAGAAACGTTTGCTTGTGTCTGTGAGTTGGCAGGATAATGGTCTGAAGCAATACAACCTTGATTCCTTGAATTCTCTTCCAGAGGTTTTCAAGGCTGTGATAGTTGCAAGGAGACCACAGGAAACCTGTTCTCTATATGCATGCCTTGAAGCATTTATAAAGGAGGAACCATTGGGCCCAGAGGACATGTG GTATTGCCCAGGTTGTAAAGAACATCGGCAAGCTAGTAAGAAACTAGACCTCTGGAGGTTACCAGAAATCCTGATAATACACCTGAAAAGATTCTCATACAGTCGGTACACAAAGAACAAGCTAGATACATTTGTGGACTTCCCAATTCATGATCTTGACTTGTCGAGGTATATCCGCGACAGAAGTGGGCAGATGTTGAATCACTATCAACTGTATGCTGTTAGTAACCACtatggaggcatgggaggaggtcACTACACTGCGTATGTTTAT CATGAGGGAAAAAAGAAGTGGTATGACTTTGACGACCGTTGTGTCCAGGGTCTTGAAAAGGAGGATAATATAAAGACTTCGGCGGCTTATGTTCTTTTCTATAGGAGGGTAAAGGGTGGTAGTAGCTTAGATACAGAAACAACAACAATAGAATCTGATTGCACAAGATGA